In uncultured Bacteroides sp., the following proteins share a genomic window:
- a CDS encoding carboxypeptidase-like regulatory domain-containing protein produces MKTLFKSIGFLLLLTFLSSMQFEAVASDVEYYTINGIVKDSQTKKKLEYVSVSIPGSSTSTISNVDGEFSLKVKVSADAREMEISHVGYLSSRIPISKSEQTKTYYLQPNAYLLKEVVIQPELARSLVEQAVSKIETNYSPASNMFNCFYRETVQKGKRYIQVSEAILNLYKEPYSKGIDKDRVRIFKGRKLVSQNQKDTLAVKLMGGPYMSVLLDVVKNKDILLDKEMLSSYTYTLEDPVNLDNRPQYVISFRPAVTLPYALYFGKYYIDKETLTFSRVEFSLDLRDRDKAITQILVKKPLGLRFKPLDVNFLITYKVQNGISYMNYMRTESQFNCDWKKRLFKSKYTVLSEVVATERDDAPKESIPYKESFKYDQAFTDKVSDFSDNDFWGGYNVIAPTESLLDGLNKLKKQYH; encoded by the coding sequence ATGAAAACACTATTTAAAAGTATTGGTTTTCTGCTTCTTTTGACATTCTTATCAAGCATGCAGTTCGAAGCAGTTGCTTCTGATGTTGAGTATTACACAATCAACGGTATTGTTAAAGATTCTCAGACTAAGAAGAAGCTTGAATATGTTTCAGTATCCATTCCTGGTAGTTCAACAAGTACAATAAGCAATGTAGACGGAGAATTTTCTTTGAAAGTTAAAGTCTCTGCTGATGCCAGGGAAATGGAAATCTCTCATGTAGGTTATTTAAGTTCACGCATTCCTATCTCTAAAAGCGAACAAACTAAAACTTATTACCTCCAACCTAATGCTTACTTATTGAAGGAAGTTGTTATTCAACCAGAACTGGCACGTTCATTAGTAGAACAAGCGGTCAGCAAAATTGAAACCAACTATAGTCCGGCATCTAACATGTTTAATTGTTTTTATCGTGAAACAGTTCAAAAAGGAAAGCGTTACATTCAAGTGTCCGAAGCTATATTAAATCTGTATAAAGAGCCTTACTCAAAAGGAATAGACAAAGACCGCGTACGTATATTCAAAGGGCGTAAACTGGTAAGTCAGAACCAAAAAGATACATTGGCTGTTAAGCTGATGGGAGGCCCGTATATGTCAGTACTTCTTGATGTGGTTAAAAACAAAGATATATTATTGGATAAAGAGATGCTTTCTTCTTACACTTATACTCTTGAAGATCCGGTAAATCTTGATAATCGTCCGCAATATGTAATTAGTTTCCGTCCGGCAGTTACTTTGCCGTATGCACTTTATTTTGGAAAATATTACATTGATAAGGAAACCCTGACTTTCTCACGCGTAGAGTTTAGTTTAGACTTACGTGACCGCGATAAAGCAATTACTCAGATTTTGGTAAAGAAGCCACTCGGACTAAGGTTTAAACCGTTGGACGTTAATTTCTTAATCACATATAAAGTACAAAACGGAATTAGCTATATGAATTATATGCGTACCGAATCTCAGTTTAATTGTGACTGGAAAAAAAGATTGTTCAAGAGTAAATACACAGTGCTCTCTGAAGTTGTAGCCACCGAGCGTGATGATGCTCCCAAAGAATCTATTCCTTACAAAGAATCCTTTAAATACGATCAGGCTTTCACGGATAAAGTGTCTGACTTCTCAGATAATGATTTCTGGGGCGGATATAATGTTATTGCACCAACAGAATCATTGCTTGATGGCTTGAATAAGTTGAAAAAACAATACCATTAA